In the Prionailurus viverrinus isolate Anna chromosome A3, UM_Priviv_1.0, whole genome shotgun sequence genome, TGGGACCCCGGTCGGTTGAGCTTACTTTAGTAAGTCACTTTCGGTGTGGTGCCCATGTGGGAGCCCCAGCTTGGGAACAGAATAAATAGGGGGCGGGGTGCTCAGCGTGCCCAGAAGCGTGTGCGGACACTGCGCTCCAGCCCAGGCAGCCGGGCTTCGCGCAGGGCCCGCAGCAGCCGTACAGCCAGCACCCCAGCCTGTGCCTCACGGAGCTCCAGGAGCTGCTGCCTCAGCTTAGGCTGCAGGCCGTTGCGACCCTCCCTGGGTGGCACTAGGCCTTGTGCTTCTGGGCCCCTGAGCGCCTGCCACAGCCGCAGGAGCTTCTTGAAGGACCAGTCCTGGAAAGCCACGAAGTCAATGACAGCGCGCTCACACTCCTCGGCTCCTGCAgcggtcgggggggggggggggggggggttaaggaCCCAGTGGTAGAGGCCTCCATGTGCTCtgggtgtggaggggagggacacCCGACAAGGGAGAAATCCCTGCCCACTAACAGGTTCAGTGCAGAGGTGGAAGAAGAGGTCAGAGAGCGtgcaggggtgggaagggagatgCGGTTTAAACTCCCTGGGAGTCCGTTTCCCaagagggggtgggtgggtggctggcgTGGCCTGCGGAGGCACTGGTGCCACGCCACCACCGCAGGGGACTCCCCAGGTAAGTTTCTGGAGGACCCTCCCAGAGGCTGGATAAACGCTGCATACCTCAGGACTGGACTCTGGCCTGGGGACAACGGACACAGGCTGACCTCCTCTGACTCGtgcgccccctcccctgctcacctggcCCCCCTGGCTCCGGGGTGTCGAGTGGGAAGCTGGCGCAGCTAGTGCACAGGGCGTCGTGGGAGGCGGAGCCGGGCACGTTGAGGACGAGGCCCAGGGCCGTGCAGTTGCGGTGGGGCTGGCACTGTTCCGAGCTCGAGCTGCTGGCCGAGAAGGTGCCCGGGGGGCACGGCTGGCATTGCGTGTTctggctgggggtgcctggggacgagatggggaggaaggggtCAGGGGGAGCCAGGGGTGCCGTCCTCACCGGTGGCTGAAGTCCCAGGCCGCCGCCCGCCAGCCCGGCCGCGCACCGGGGACAGTCACGCCCGCGCCGGGCGGGCAAGGCGCGTGCTCCAGGCAGAAGCCCGCGTGGGCGAAGAAGCCGGGGCGGCAGCGGCAGGCGCGGTTGTGGGTGGCGTCGCAGGGCCGCGCCTCCTCCTCGCGTTCCCCGCAGATGACGTTGCAGTAGCGGCAGCGCTCCAGGTAGTTCCAGAACTGCGTGTAGTGGCGCGGAGGGCACGCGCCGCACGTCGTGGGGGCATCCCGACGGCACGGCCGCTGCACGAAGGTGCCCGGGGGGCACTGGCCGCACACCAGCCACTCCCGGGTCTCCGCGTCCCGCCACGGGTAGGTGAGCGCGCCCGCCGTCGCCGTCGCCGCCGCCCCCTGTGCCGCCAGAGCCAACAGTAGGGTGGGCAGCGCCCAAGGCCGGGTCAAGGGCGGCGGTCCCCGCCTCTCCAGTGCCCACATGATAGTCACCGGAGCGGCGGCTCGGCCTCCGGGAGGCCCACGAGCGAGGACACGGGGACGACGCGTCCTACCCTACCTGTCGCCACCCCACAAGCTCGCCCGTCGGCGGCCAGCGCCGGCCTATATGGCCCGGCCTCGCCACGCCCCCGGGGGGAGGGCTCACGACCTCCACGGGGCCGCGCTGCGACCCGACTTTCGGCGACGTCACCGCCCcacggcccctccctccccagggagccccctcaccccgcccccccgcctgGCGCCGGCCTCCGCCGGGCCTTAGTCCAGGGGGCGGTCCTGCGAGGGCCTCCCCAGCACCAGGGGCAGCTCTCTACCCGGGAGCAGGGCTGGCAGCCGGGGTGCAGGCTGGGGATGCCTGGCTCCTCTCTTCTCTGGTCTCAGCCATCTGCCGGTCCACCTGTGAGGACGGAGGCTGAGCCCAGTTGGGACAAAGCGCTCAGCGTGCCCTTTCCCGGACAGGGTGGGACGACCCTACTCAGATGCCCACGTCTTCCTTCCCAGCACCCTCAAACCCCATTGCCAAGTCCAGACCCTACAAACAGCGTCTGGATACGGTATCCGCAACTTTATTAGAGAACCTGTCACCTGATTAAAAGCAGGTCCACTGCGCGGGCGCGCGCACACACAGGTCCcggagaggagggagcagagcgTTTCCCCCACCTTCCAGTCCTGGGCTCAGGCGGCAGCAGCCAAGCGCCTGAAGCTCCACCCACAAAACAAGCAGCCAAGGAAAGTTCTGAAGAGGTACCTTTTAGCAGACCCTCCCCAGACCCTAAGGGTACTTCGGGGCTTCTCATAGGCAGGCGCCGATCCTGCTGCCATTTCAGGGGCATCCCCACGGGCACTGGCCTGGCCCGTGGCCCGCACCCCGTGAAGGGACAAGTGCCCCAGCTGCGTCCCAGCTGGGACAGACGCGGCGTCCGCCTGCCCGAGGGTCTCCAGCCTCACTGGGGCTCTGGCCAGAAGACCTGTGTGATGCTCTGCTTCCTGGCAGGGGCGTGGCAGGCCGGGCAAGTCCTAGAGGCCTGCGGAGATAGGGCAGTGCTGCACAGGCGccgccccccgcaccccccagCTCCCGGCCCCCCAGGTGGCAGACGCGCAGCAGGCGGGTCCGCAGGGTCCCGCCGCCAACCTGGAGGAGCCGTCGCCAGCAGGCCCGGCAGCGGTGGAAGTTGCAGGAAGGGCACTGGAAAGGGACCGTGTCCTCCGCCCCGCAGCCGGGGCACGCCGAGCCTGCTCCAAGGGGGCCGCTGTGAGCGCCGCGGCAGCTGCGCCGCCCCCACTGCCCACACTCCCTGCGGCCCCTCCCAGGAGACCTACCGGACTCGGAGGGCGCGTGCCTGCGGGGGGCGCTGGGGGGCTGGCTGGGAGCCCCCACATCCCCGGCCTGCCTCGGTCTAAGGAAGGCCAAGATCTTGCTCTGGGTCCTCCCGGGTTTGTCCTGTCCTGGGGGACCTGGAGACACAGGCGCGAGTCTGAAAGGGTGGTTCGGGCTGATCTGCGGCCCCCTTTGCAGGGCTGCGTGGGGCTCCAGGGGCACCAGGTGGtctcccccctgctcccccccgCCGCCGCTACCTGGCCTGGAATCACCGTGGGCGAGGTCGGGAGGCACGGTGGGGGTCCCGTCCTGGGGACACGGCGGCTCAGGGCCCGCGGTCGGGGCGGCCGGGCCCATCAGGTCGGCGCACACCTGCCGGAAGCGCTGCTGGTGGCGAGGTCTCAGGAACGCGCCAAACCCTGTGGGGAGAGCGGTCAGGCCCCGCCCGCagcgcccggcccggcccggcccgcgaacccccagccccgccccctccgcggcCACTTGCTCTCCAGCAGGTGCAAGTCCTCGGGCCTTGAGGTAGTGAGTGCGGCCGCCACGGCCACCACCTTCTCGAAGTCACCGTCCCGTCTGTAGGCGGTGAGCGCTGCGAGGAGCTGGCTGCAGCCTACGGACCCCAGGGCCTTTCGGACATCGGCCAAGTAGGCGCTCCCCACAGGCGGGCCTTGCTTCTCCGCCCTGGGGGCTCCAGATCCACCCTCTTTTGGACAGCTGCTGGGGTCTCCTGGTGGGGAGGTGGACAGGATCATGGCGGGGACCTGGGGCCCGAGGGAGCTCCCCTGGCACCCTTCACACCAGCCTGCTCCCTCGCTCTGGGGTTGCAGAGCCAAAACGGCACCCGCGCCCCCCAGGGAGGACGCCAGGGCTCTTGTGCTCTGCTTCGAAGCCTCTCTGGGGACTGGTACCTGCCGGGGCTGGTCCGCAGACCAGGTGAGGCCTGCCTTGATTCAGGTGCTGTCCAGGGTCCAGTTGCCCAGCTGCACCCTGGGACAGGGTCAGCTTTGGGTCACACTCCCTCCTTCCTGAAGAAATGGGGACACACAACGAACCACCCAGCTGGTTCCCAAGGGTCTGGAgtgctccctggggaggaggcaggtcTGTCCAAGGGGAGACTGACACCTGCCACCCTCCTCTGACCACAGCACGACCCAGGCTTGAGCCCCCACCACAACCAACTGCTGCCAGGGGACCAGCAGAGACACCCCAGTGGGCACCAAGCCCAGAAAGGAGAGGGGTGACTCTTTTGCCGGAAAGTCCCCTCCTTGGGGCCAAGGGGTCTTCCTAagccagctccccacccccctccctgatACCTATCCTTGGGGAAGTCCCTGCTCGGGGGTGAACTGTTTGCAACCGGGGAcacaggctcccaggctctgaggtgcAGGGCCCACTCCTGGCAAACACAGGTGGGGACAGGGTCCCAGCCTGGGCCATGCATGCTCTGGGGGACACACACCTCACCCTCAGCGGGCCTCCATGGGTGAACAGTCCCACCCACGAGCAGGGAGGCTGGGCCAAGCTAGCATTgcccaccaccccgccccccggaCCCGGGGTACCGCCCGCTCAcccctgggggcctgggctgACGGAGCGCCCCGCCTCTGAGGAAGGCTGTGCTCAGGCCGGTAGCCGCAGCCATGGCCTGTCCACTTCAGGCAGACCTCCTCAAACTGCTGCTTGTGGTGTGGCCGCACGAACTGGTAGAAGCCTGTTGGAACGGTTCCACCATGCGGCCCCCGCGTGCTGAGCTGGGTGGAGGGCTCTGGGGTCGGGGGCCGTGCACCGGAACCTTTTCTAGGGAGCAGGGACAACCAGGGACCCTGATGCCCGCCCAcaagcccccctccccgccatggCTGCcgcactgcccctgcccctgggtCGGGGGACCACCGCGGGCCAGGGCACCTTGGAGCAGGCCGTGCTTCTTGGGATCCTCAGCAAAGAGTGGGCCGAGACAGGCCACCAGAGCCTCAAAGTCGTCAGAGCCCTTGTAGTCCTGCAGGGCCCTGGTGAACGTGTCGAAGCTGGCCTGGCTCAGCGCCTGCTTCACGGCCACCATGAACAGCTTGGCCCTGCCCGCCTGTGTACTGGCCGCCGGCCCCTCCTGCTGGACACAGGGCCAGGGGCCCCATCAGTCAGGACCCACCCTCCCCTGTCCCAGGGACGCTGGGCTGCTGCTGTGGAGCACAGGCACTGGGAGGGACACCCCGGCTCCAGGGCACGGCTGGCCTGGCCCCAGGAGGGAATCCACAAAGACAGCCATGCCCCTTGGAGAGCAGCAGAGGCCAAGTGTAGTTTTGCCTTCCCTGGGTCGGGGGCTCCTATTCCTCAGCCAAGTTCCCTGCGCCCATGCAGCAGCAGACAGCCCCAGCCCGAAGGATGGTCAGATCACAGCCAGAGGGCACTTCTGACCAGATGGGGGACCTAAGACATCACTGTGCCTCACTCGTGCTGCACAGCTCAGGCCCGGACGCTGCCGGGGCTCTCAGCAAGAGAACACAGAAACCAGACAGGAGGGGTCCAGGCTCCCCAGTCTCCGCCCACTCCACCCACTTCCTGACAGCAGCAGTTCCCAGACGCCCAGGGAGATGGACAAAGGCAAGTGGTGCATGGGGCTTTCCAGAGCTTTCCTGGTTCAGAGGGACTCAACTGCCCTTAAATCCTTCATCTGAGGCTGAGAAAGCAGACCCTCCCCACACTCGGGCATGTCAGCACCCACACTTGAGCCAAGGGCTCAGCTCAGGGGGAGCTGACCTGGCTGCCAGCCCCACACCAAACCTGCCCAAAGGGCGAGGGCCCGATGTCTGTCCAGCTGGACCTGTCTACCACCCACAAAGTGGTCTCcaggaaagacaaaaggaaacgAAAGGCCCAAAGCTGACCACAAGTTTGCAGGACTCCAAAGTGTGGAGGAGCCACCCCCGGTGGGAGGGACCCTGTGGGCCCCAGGCAGGGCCGCACTGGCAGGGCCGCAGGACCCCATGCCGTTGCTGGGAGCTCTGCGGGGTCTGAAAGGTTGTCAAGGTGAGAAGTTAAAATGCAAAAGAGACCTGGAGCCCATGCAGGCCAGGCCCTGCAAAGatgctgggaggcaggagggaggcgggagggggccCAAGCCCAAGAGGAGGGCGGGAGGAGGCCCTCGGAGCTGTCAGAATAGGCTCACCTACTAAAAGATGAGGCTTAAAAGACCCTCCTTTAAACATTGCAGCTGAACaaaggttgggggggggcaggcctTGGAGAGCCAAGGGCATGGGGCCAGGCTGCACCCCTGGGAAGGCAGCAGGGAGGCCAGGCCCAGCCACACCTCACACTCCCTGGTCGGCACCGTGCGTCCTGGGCCTCCCACCAGACCCCGTACGTGGGACGCTTCACGTACCCGGCTGCCCACCAGCCTGatcttccttctgcctcctttctgCTGCTGTGCAGGCCTCTTCTCACGTGGGAGGGACAGGGTGGAGACATGCGCTGCCTGGGGGGGACACGCTGTGGTCCTGGCCATGCCCTCAGAGCCCCCAGGCCCCTTGTGACACTGCAAGGGCCCACAGTGGGAGAGAAGAGCCCTCTCCTGGGTCCGGCCCACCAGCCTCCCCCGTGGCCCAGATGGGAAGGGTACggaagggatggggggaggggccgcCTGCTGTCGCAGCCGGGCTCACCCCAGGCCCCAGCGAGCAGgactgggaagggaagggactcTGCGGCAAGCAGGGCACGGGGGCTCCAGGTCCGGCCAGAGCTAAGGGCTCCAGCGCAAAGGCTCCAGGTGAGGAGCTGTGTCccccctgcccatccccacccccagctcaggcTCCCAGAAAGGGCTGACCTCTGGGGCAGCAGGAGCTGGACTCTGACTGCTCGTGCCAACCCCCAGAGAACCAGCAAGGGCGTGTAGGGCAGCACCAGCTGaggactgggggcgggggcgggggggcgtgCCAGGGGTGTGCCGAAACTCAACCACCCGCCTGACCAGGGGGTTTACAGGAGGGAGAGTAGATGTGCCCCAGGcttgggagtggggggggggggggggtgcacggGTCTGTCTCTGGGACCTCCCGCACCTTCTCCATCCCAGGGGAGGCCTTgtccccaggccccccagccaGATGCTCGCTGTGTTCCAGGGCTGCCAGCAGCCCCACAGGCCTCTGCTGAGCGAGGGCCAGCTCCCGCCCATACTCCACACACAGGCTGCTCTCGGCGTCCCTGGTCGGCGACCCTGTGGGAGCACAGATATCAGCAGCAAAGCCCGTGGGAGGAagggggtgatgggggtggggggaggggggacaagtCAGGTCTGTCCCAGCAACACTCAGGCTCAGCCAGGCACTCTGGTCACTGGACTGAGCGCACCGGTAGCCAGCAGGAAGcaccccaggcccccagcccgcAGGGCCCCTGCCCAGCCGTGTCCCTCAGGCAAACGCACCCGCGGGTCTCCACCTCAGGCTGGGGACGTGCACATCCAGACTCTTGGCTTTCCTGGTGGAGAGGGGGCCGGGCGACACGGCCACCATGACAGCACCTTCTCCCTCACCCAGACTTGGGGCAGCGAGTAGGGGGGCCGGCACCGGCATCTGGACAGTCACAGAGAGGTTGGGGTCGCGCACAGACCCATCCCCTGGGTAGGGCGTGAGGACGCAGCCAGCTGGGCATTAGGAACTCACATTTTTCTGGGCGACACGGAAGAACTGGGCCACGTCCCGGATGACGTGGCCGAAGCTGTCATACACCTTGACGTGGGGGCGCACCCAGGAGGGCAGCTGGGCTCTGGCGTCCGCGTGAGTGAACCTGGCAGGGCGTCGGCTGTCAGACGGGGAGCCCCGCCCACCCCATGGCCCACGGCCCACAGCCCAGGCTCACGCTCGCTGAGGGAAGGACCAGAGCCTAGCTGGCCACCCTCGAGGCTGCGTGGAGAAGAGCCGCACCTGTGGTCACAGAGGAAGATGGCCCCGTAGTCGTGGCGATGCCGGATCACCCGCCCGATGGCCTGGTTCACAGCCCTGGACGCCTGCTGCCGGTACCACTCGTGCCCGGAGAGGAGCTGTTGTGGGGGGAGCTCAGTCGTGGGGGCTCTagaccctcctccccactcccgcCCAGGCCTGTGGCTTCTCACCTGACCTCCAGGCCCGCTGCGGCCCTTCAACTCGTCCAGGAACTGCATCTTGAGGACCACCCGGGGGTCCATGCGTGGGGGGTACGGCAGGCCCGTGACGATCACACCGCGGCCATTCGTGTCCGCAAAGTCTAGCCCCTCGCTGGCCTGGGGGCGTGAGTACTCTTTTCCCCGGTCTGCCTTCCCCAAGGGTCTGCCCACGCCCAGGTCCTCACAGCCACGCATGTACGGGTGGGGAGAAGCCTCCCACCCTGAGCCAGGCCCTACCTGGGGTTCACGGCTCCCGGGGTCTCACACTCCCGGAAgctcctccaccctccccacccgCAGCCGGTGAGGGGCGCTCACTCTCAGTGCCTAGACCCGATGCCCGCCAAAGGGCTATCCAGCCTGGGATGCCAGGGCTGCACCCTCCTCACTCCTGCTTGCTGGACACGGGGCACCAGGGAGGCGGTCGGACCGGCCCATCCCACTGTGTCACAGCCCCCaggtcatgaactgtgagctgcCTCCGACACAAGCACCAGCCGGGGGAAGACAGGCTGGCGGGTGTGGGGCACAGACCCTCAGCAGCCTCACCTTCCCCCGGCACACAGCCAGGAAAGTAGCCCCGCTGGACCCGGGGGAGGCGACTCGAGTGTAATAAGCATCCACCACCTGGGAGGAGACACCGGTCAGCTCCTTCCATCCACGGAAGCGAGACCCCAGGTCTCATCCTCTGAGATGAAGGGCTGTCCCAGCTCGGAGGTGGGCGAGCAGAGTTCTAGAAGCTTCCTCATGGCACAGGTTCCCAGGCTGACCCAGAACCTGTTCAATGTTTCCCAGAAAGCATGGGGACCCCAGGGCTGGGctaagggggcaggggaggcttgCTTCAATGACGGCCCCTCAGACTCGAGGGTCTGGGGCCATCATCCCCATGCCCAAACTTCCTAAGAGGTGACCTGTCAGGGCCAGTGGCCAGCCTGGGGCAGCCATGATGGGCAGTGGAGCCCGAGAGCTCAGACCTCTGAGAAGCCACCTTTGCTCCTCGGCTCCACAAATAGAGGCTTCAGGGACTCCAGCTTCCTGGCAAAGTCACGGGCCTGtgaggagagacagggaagggggtGCCCATCACACCTGTCACATCTGGCAGGCGGAGGGCCACATTGCAGTCACCTCTGCCTTCTCACACAAATGTTCGTGCTCTGGCCCTGCCAGAGCCTTGGCTGTCTGgggctcccctcccacccccaggacaCACAGAGGAGGGACGTACCCGCCAGAACTCCAGGCTTTTCTCCATGACGGGGTAGGAAGGGAAAAAGACCAGGAGCCCGTGCGGGACCACGCGGGCGATGTTGCCTACAAGTGCCACGGTGGCTATGTCAGCGGGAGTAGGTGCTCAGAGAGGCTGCCAACGATACCCCCTGGGGACAGCAGGTAGGGCAGGGACCCCAGACACCAGGGAGTGGGTGGGACCTCAGGATGGAGGCCAAAGCTTCCCACGGGCACTCACCTAGCGCCTTGCCGAGGGAGGACAGGCATGCATCAGAAAACCTGCACAAAGCCAAAGGCCCACCATCGCGAGGGTTCCAGCAGGTGGCACACTGCCCGCCCACCTCCTTATCCACCAGGCCCCCTACCGTTTGTCAAAGGCAGAGCTCAGCTGGGCTCCATCGGGGCCTTTGGGGACGATCCCCACCCAGATCTGGTGCTTGTCGATGACATGTGGGTTCTCCAGGCAGACTGGGAAAGGGCTGGGGCAGCAGGGTGGCCCCCGTGAGGTCTTGAACCCCAGCACCTGGCGGCCCGCGGCTGGCCCTgggacccccgcccccacagGGCACAGGGCAGCCTTACATCTGCAGCTCCAGGGCGAAGGAGGACACGGGGGCCAGTGTGCCGCTGGTGAGGATGAGGGTGCGGACGCCCTGACGGACCAGCTCGCGCATGCTGTGGCTGGGGCTGAAGCACCAGTAGCTCAGCACCTTCCCTGTGAGGGGGAGTGTGAGGCTGGGTGGGACACAGGAGGCCTGCCACAGGCGGCCGCTGGGCCCCGCAGCCCACACGTACATGTCTGAACACGCGGACCTGCCTGAGCCCTGAGCTGAGGGTCTGGGCCAGggcccctctttcttccttcaggcGTCCTGGGAGCATGGGCGGACCCAGAGCAGACCCGCAAGGGGAACATACTGGGGGTCACCTCCAGAAAGGCCAGCCAACCCAACCTAGACTTGCAGACACGGACGTGTGGCTCAGGGCACCgagagcaggcaggcaggctgccATCACGTGCCCCTGGCTGAAGGGCACACCTGGAAAAGGAAGCAGAACCCAAGCtctgctggaggaggaggagggaggggccgtGCTTCCTGGAGGCGGGATCAGTGCTTCCCTGGAGGGGCGGGGTCGGTGCTTCCCTGGAGGGCGAGGCCAGCGCTTTCCCGGAGGggaccgtcccccccccccccccgcccccctgcaggCAGCGCCAGCGCTGAAGTCACCAGCAACAAGACAGTGGTGTCCGGAAGCGGAAGCAGCCGTTCCTAAAAGTGCCTGCCTCCTACTGGCCCCCAGCTGGGTCCGGAAGCTTAGGAAATTAAACCAGCACAAGCAGAATGACTTTAAATAGCACTCCAAAGTCCACACTAGGTCATGGGTCAGCAGGGCTGTTTCCAGAAAAGAACCAGTCCCCTCCTGGGGCCAGAGAAGGTTTTTCCACCTTCAGGTGGGAATCTGGCCCGAGATGGGGGGGGAGAGCGGGGGCTGGGTGCTCTGGCCTCTCCCAGCAGGGCCGGCCCACCCCTTGCTCACGCACATCCTAGCTTCTCGGGAAGGTCAGCAATGAACCGGCTTCCCACAAACGCCCAACTCGGGGCGGCTATTTCTGAGAATTCACATGAGCTCCGAAGTACACAGGACACAGGGGACGCCCCGCCCCGCTGGCCATGGATACCTGCATACCCTGCCCGCGTGTGAGTGCtcccccagggtggggggggggggggcaggccccAGTGCTGGCGCAAACTGCTTCCTGTGACCTCACAACACGCGAGGGTTGCGCTGGTCTCCTTGCCTTTCATGGAAGCTACTTCCTGCTCTGAGAGGCCAGGTGACCCGCCGAGGGCACCCTGTGACCCTCCTGCTTGGCGCCAGCCTTGCCCATGGGCCCAGCCCCCCTCTTCCTGCTCGGCTCCGTGGGATGGCTGACAGCGGCATGGAAGGGGGTGTGCCGGCAGGGCTGGGCCCAGAACACAGACCACCAGCCATGCTGAGGGGTGACCGGGACAGGACAGTGACCTGACCTTGGGACCCACTGCCCCAGACGTGCCTGGCAAAGCCCACTCCAAAGGCCAGGCTGCATGGGGTGCTGAACTCTGCCTGGGATTGCCGGAACACTGGCCACCACCAGTGTGGACCACACCACACCACAGGGACACACACCTTGGCCAGGACAGGCCAGCCTAGCCTCACACCAAGAGCCACGGGATGCCTGACACAGACCCCATCCTCAAGAGTCACAAGTGGCCCCGTCTCCAGGACACGTGGAAGCAGGTAAGACCAGTAACAAACCTGGAGAGTGGGACGTGGGGTCAGGGTAACAGAGGCAGCACCAGAGGGACCGAAGTGGCCATCACACATGACCCTGGGGTCTGGAGAGTGGCCTCGGCCTGAGCTGGCCCCGCACGTGTCCGCTCGGTGGGACGGCATTAAAGCAGCACACCTGTGCCGACGTGAATGTGCCCAGGTCTCCCCTCCCCGTGGGGTGGGGGACCTGGCTGTGCCCTCGCTCCACGGAAGCCCTTCAGGTGACTCTGGGTAGGCCCTGTGCCGTCGGCCAGCTCTGAGGCCCTTCTGTCTCCGCCAGCTCTGTCTGGTTGAGCTGTGGGGTCACGCGGGGCAGGCtgtgcccggggcgggggggccgGGGGCGCTGTGCGGAGCTGGAACAGGGGagcgcggccccgcccccccaggcaCCATACCTTGCTTTCTGGCCGCTGTGGCGTTCCAGGCGTCTGATCGCCGAGCTGTCCTCTGGTGACCGGCATCAGGGTGGATGTGCAcctggagggacagaggggacagcATCCCGAGACCCAGCCCCAGGGTCTCCCCCGTCCCCGAGGCAGCCCCTACCTTGTAGGATTGAGAGACCCCAGGCCCCATCACGGAACTAGACACGCCCTCCGCAGGGTCTGCACTGAACACAATCTGAAAAGCAGACATGGGGGACAAAGTCAGCAGAGACACGCTGGTCACACAGCGTACAGCAGGGGCCACCACTCCTGAGTCGCCCCCACACACGGGACGGATGCTCAGGGCATTGTCATCCCCTACCCTGCCTCTGAGCTCATGGCATCCCTGCTGTGGGACTCCAGGCCGAGGGGCAGGAGTCGCACTTGCCTGTCCCCTCTCCTGAAGGACCCCACGGCACCGGAGACACAGCCATCCCCCAGGGCCCCCTCTGTGGTAGCTAATCCGTGTGCTCTCACAGGGAGCAGGCCTGGGGTGGTCAGGGAGCCAGAGGAAGGGACTCAGTTCACCCCcagaagtaaaaagacaaaagcGATCCCTAACTAAAATAAAGAGAACCGTACTCTTGGCCAAGGcaacaaatggagaaaaagagtCGAGCGATAACTTTGGGGAAGAAGGCGCACGATGCTGGAAGTTAACAAACCACATGGCGGGACTGCTCGGAAAACCAAACGACTTTTACAATTAGAAGGAAAACTTAGTAAGACAGTACCAGGAGGCCGACAGAAACACCAAGAGTGCCCCAGGATGCCCTGGGGCCCAGCGGCTTCCTGTCCACGGCTTTGCAGGTGAGCAGGTCTCACGCCGCCCCAGGGCAGGCTGCACCTGCCCCATCCCTCCTGAGGCTGCCTCTGTCTGTGTGGGCTACATACCCCCTTTCTCACCCTACCTTGAAGGGATCTGAGTTTCGGGAGGTACGAGGCTCTACAGCCCGCCTGGGGGTGCTCTCAGTGCGGCCTGTGACATGGGCTACCTGTCTGGCCAGCCCACTGACATCCTACAGCCCCGGGGCCAGCCCAGCACACCCCCTTCCCATAGGAGTCAGGTCTGGGAGGAGCAAGAGCCCGGTCACACTTCCTACAGCTGGAAGGGACACACCAGAGAGAGAAGCTGGCCTACAGGCAGCACGGGGCAGGCAGGGACACGGAGCCATCTGCCAGGCCCACTGAGAGCGGCTGCCAAAAGAAATTCCAAACCAATGGGGTAGGGGTGCTTGGGTTCCAGTGAGTCTGCGGGGGAGaatctggggaggggagggggctgcgtGGGACCGGGTTTGAGCTCAGGGCACCTGTGGAGGGGACAGCAGCCCTAGCCCAGCGCCCGCTCATCTGCAGGGACCCTGAGATCAGTGGGGAGTACACGCAGGGAGCAGCTCAGAGGAGAGGGCCCGCCTGGCAGGAGTCTCAGACAGGGGCCAGGGTACCCAGAGACCCGACAGTCACAAGAGGCCATGGCCCCAGGCAGCAGTGGCCTGGAGCGCCTCAGAGAAGTGCTGGGAGGACAGCAAGGCAGGGCCTGGCACGCCAGGACAACACCTACCCACACTTCACACTCAAGGAGACGGAGCCTCAGGTACCAGATCACGGTGGCTCTGGGGGACGTATACCTGCCTTTCCCTGGGCTGCAGGATCACCCACTCCtagctcctcctccctcccccccatcccagTTGGACctccccctcctggcctcccccaaccccaggcagACCTCTCAGcctggcctccccccaccccagttggacctcccctgcctggcctcccccca is a window encoding:
- the RTEL1 gene encoding regulator of telomere elongation helicase 1 isoform X3 gives rise to the protein MPKIALNGVTVDFPFQPYKCQEEYMSKVLECLQKKVNGILESPTGTGKTLCLLCTTLAWREHLRDTISARKIAERAQGGLFVDHTLSWGAAASDGDSTACYSDIPKIIYASRTHSQLTQVISELRSTSYRPRVCVLGSREQLCIHPEVKKQESNHMQIHLCRKKVASRSCHFYNNVEEKSLEQELTTSVLDIEDLVKSGNKHKLCPYYLSRSLKRRADLIFVPYNYLLDAKSRRAHSIDLKGTVVIFDEAHNVEKMCEESASFDLTPHDVASGLDAIDQVLEEQTKVAQQGEFHLDFSADSAASGLRMELEDLAKLKVILLRLEGAIDAVELPGDQSGVTKPGSYIFELFAEAQITFQTKGCILDSLDQIIQHLAGRTGPFTNTAGLQKLSDIIQIVFSADPAEGVSSSVMGPGVSQSYKVHIHPDAGHQRTARRSDAWNATAARKQGKVLSYWCFSPSHSMRELVRQGVRTLILTSGTLAPVSSFALELQIPFPVCLENPHVIDKHQIWVGIVPKGPDGAQLSSAFDKRFSDACLSSLGKALGNIARVVPHGLLVFFPSYPVMEKSLEFWRARDFARKLESLKPLFVEPRSKGGFSEVVDAYYTRVASPGSSGATFLAVCRGKASEGLDFADTNGRGVIVTGLPYPPRMDPRVVLKMQFLDELKGRSGPGGQLLSGHEWYRQQASRAVNQAIGRVIRHRHDYGAIFLCDHRFTHADARAQLPSWVRPHVKVYDSFGHVIRDVAQFFRVAQKNMPVPAPLLAAPSLGEGEGAVMVAVSPGPLSTRKAKSLDVHVPSLRWRPAGSPTRDAESSLCVEYGRELALAQQRPVGLLAALEHSEHLAGGPGDKASPGMEKAAHVSTLSLPREKRPAQQQKGGRRKIRLVGSRQEGPAASTQAGRAKLFMVAVKQALSQASFDTFTRALQDYKGSDDFEALVACLGPLFAEDPKKHGLLQGFYQFVRPHHKQQFEEVCLKWTGHGCGYRPEHSLPQRRGAPSAQAPRGRRECDPKLTLSQGAAGQLDPGQHLNQGRPHLVCGPAPAGDPSSCPKEGGSGAPRAEKQGPPVGSAYLADVRKALGSVGCSQLLAALTAYRRDGDFEKVVAVAAALTTSRPEDLHLLERFGAFLRPRHQQRFRQVCADLMGPAAPTAGPEPPCPQDGTPTVPPDLAHGDSRPGPPGQDKPGRTQSKILAFLRPRQAGDVGAPSQPPSAPRRHAPSESGTPSQNTQCQPCPPGTFSASSSSSEQCQPHRNCTALGLVLNVPGSASHDALCTSCASFPLDTPEPGGPGAEECERAVIDFVAFQDWSFKKLLRLWQALRGPEAQGLVPPREGRNGLQPKLRQQLLELREAQAGVLAVRLLRALREARLPGLERSVRTRFWAR